AAAAATTCAGTGATCATTTAAATTTCTGTCCACACTGTGGAGAGCCTAATGATTTGCTGTCTGAGACAATTGATAATAACACTGCCGAGAGTAAACCATTCCCAGAACAGGCTTCAGGCGAGTTTGTTACTCAGATAAGAGGTGATCAGCAGGTTTATGGCAGGCTAAATCTGGAGTATCTGCTGGCTGGTCACGTGATCCACAAAAGGTATGAGATAAAAGAGAAACTGGGTCAGGGTGGCTTTGGAGCTGTATATCTGGTTTATGACAAAGTGATGGGAATAGATAAAGCCCTGAAGATCATACCAGAAGTTGTGAGCAGTGATAAAGAAGCGATGTTTGATCTGCAGAAAGAAGCACGGACCATGATCGCTTTGAATCACGCTAATATCGTAAGGGTCTATGATTTCCATAATTTAGGGACTATCAAGTATATTTATATGGAATACGTGGATGGCAAAACTTTGCGCGAAATAAAACTGGAATATCCTGATAAATGCGTGCCGGAAGAGAGAGTGAAAGAGCTTGCTATTAAAATTGCCAAAGGTATGGCCTATGCCCATGATAATAATGTACTGCATAAGGATATCAAACCACAAAATATAAAAGTAAACAGCAAAGGCGAGATCAAAATCATGGATTTTGGCATAGCAGAAACAGTACGAACCAGTATGAGCAGACTGCAGAATTCTTCGTCATCTGGCA
Above is a window of Candidatus Stygibacter australis DNA encoding:
- a CDS encoding serine/threonine-protein kinase produces the protein MPYCGNCGKKFSDHLNFCPHCGEPNDLLSETIDNNTAESKPFPEQASGEFVTQIRGDQQVYGRLNLEYLLAGHVIHKRYEIKEKLGQGGFGAVYLVYDKVMGIDKALKIIPEVVSSDKEAMFDLQKEARTMIALNHANIVRVYDFHNLGTIKYIYMEYVDGKTLREIKLEYPDKCVPEERVKELAIKIAKGMAYAHDNNVLHKDIKPQNIKVNSKGEIKIMDFGIAETVRTSMSRLQNSSSSGTLVYMSPEQINGENVGKESDIYSFGAMLYELLSGHPPFYTGDINFQILTKPAKRLEHISSD